A genomic segment from Janibacter sp. DB-40 encodes:
- a CDS encoding fructosamine kinase family protein, with protein MSSSPTYRKDTSAAPRGYSSWEAAGLLWLAEAEADGGAHVAELRDVDVTHIDLAKYVPAPSTNVAADEFGAALAATHAAGAPAFGAPPARWTSHGFIGPGDAPMPMPVEPTETWGAFFAEQRIRHMLRAGRSQGLWEEEGELFERVATRLESGEFDDDRPPARIHGDLWAGNVLWTRKGAVLIDPAAHGGHPETDLAMLLLFTAPHIARIIAAYDEAAPLADGWQERVGLHQLFPVMVHAVIFGGGYVQQAVEMARKYA; from the coding sequence GTGAGCAGCTCACCGACCTACCGCAAGGACACCTCCGCCGCGCCTCGTGGCTACTCCTCCTGGGAGGCCGCGGGGCTGCTGTGGCTCGCCGAGGCCGAGGCGGACGGCGGAGCGCACGTCGCCGAGCTGAGGGACGTCGACGTCACCCACATCGACCTCGCGAAGTACGTCCCGGCCCCCTCGACCAATGTCGCGGCCGACGAGTTCGGGGCGGCCCTGGCGGCCACCCACGCCGCCGGGGCTCCCGCCTTCGGCGCGCCGCCCGCGCGGTGGACGAGCCACGGGTTCATCGGCCCGGGGGACGCCCCGATGCCGATGCCGGTGGAGCCGACGGAGACGTGGGGTGCCTTCTTCGCCGAGCAGCGCATCCGCCACATGCTGCGCGCCGGCCGCTCCCAGGGGCTGTGGGAGGAGGAGGGCGAGCTCTTCGAGCGCGTCGCCACCCGCCTCGAGTCCGGTGAGTTCGACGACGACCGCCCACCCGCGCGCATCCACGGTGACCTGTGGGCCGGCAACGTGCTGTGGACCCGCAAGGGCGCCGTGCTCATCGACCCCGCCGCCCACGGCGGCCACCCCGAGACCGACCTCGCGATGCTGCTGCTCTTCACCGCCCCGCACATCGCGCGCATCATCGCCGCCTACGACGAGGCCGCGCCCTTGGCGGACGGCTGGCAGGAGCGGGTCGGGCTGCACCAGCTCTTCCCGGTGATGGTCCACGCCGTGATCTTCGGTGGCGGCTACGTCCAGCAGGCCGTGGAGATGGCGCGCAAGTACGCCTGA
- a CDS encoding long-chain fatty acid--CoA ligase: MAAATLCEAFQQTLTVDPGAVALRTPGDAVSVTWAEYGDHVRAVAAGLAALGYRHGDTLGIMLSNRPEFAWVDAGAMHLGMTPFSIYNTSAPEQVEYLFGNAGNRIAVTETALLGAILGSGVALDHVVVVDGTPEGATHTLAELEGLGDPDFDFEAAWRAVQPDDVLTLIYTSGTTGPPKGVQLTHRNLLAVLHGAEGVVDVRFGDRITSFLPAAHIADRASAQYFNVARGVQVTYIADPREIATALPDARPTVWFAVPRVWEKIKMGIEAKVAADESPVKRRLGAWALRMADKQGGALLDGKRLKGLDAVQLILADRLVLSKVRGALGLDQLRWSWSGAAAIAPETLRFFMGLGIDVCEIWGMSEIAGAGTINPPGRAKVGTVGPALPGFEMRIADDGELLFRGDCVTPGYRGDPEKTAETIDADGWLHTGDVGTIDADGYLTITDRKKELIINASGKNMSPSMIENTLKVTTPLAATLTVVGDGRPYNVALVTLDPDAAAAFAERVGAPADPAVLAEHPELVAEVDKGIEAGNAKLSRIEQVKRFRVLPEYWAPGSDVLTPTLKLRRKPINERYAEEIEALYRG; this comes from the coding sequence ATGGCTGCCGCCACCCTCTGTGAAGCCTTCCAGCAGACCCTGACCGTCGACCCGGGGGCGGTGGCGCTGCGGACGCCGGGGGACGCCGTCTCGGTCACGTGGGCGGAGTACGGCGACCACGTGCGCGCGGTGGCCGCAGGCCTGGCCGCACTCGGGTACCGGCACGGGGACACGCTCGGGATCATGCTCTCCAACCGACCCGAGTTCGCCTGGGTCGATGCTGGCGCGATGCACCTGGGGATGACCCCCTTCTCGATCTACAACACGTCGGCACCGGAGCAGGTCGAGTACCTCTTCGGCAACGCGGGCAACCGGATCGCGGTCACCGAGACCGCCCTGTTGGGGGCGATCCTCGGCTCCGGGGTCGCCCTCGACCACGTCGTCGTCGTCGACGGCACACCCGAGGGCGCGACCCACACCCTGGCCGAACTCGAGGGCCTGGGTGATCCCGACTTCGACTTCGAGGCCGCCTGGCGCGCGGTGCAGCCGGACGACGTGCTCACCCTGATCTACACCTCCGGCACCACCGGCCCGCCGAAGGGGGTCCAGCTCACCCACCGCAACCTGCTCGCCGTGCTCCACGGCGCCGAGGGCGTCGTCGACGTGCGCTTCGGTGACCGCATCACCTCCTTCCTGCCGGCCGCGCACATCGCCGACCGGGCGTCGGCGCAGTACTTCAACGTGGCCAGGGGGGTGCAGGTCACCTACATCGCCGACCCGCGGGAGATCGCGACCGCGCTGCCCGACGCCCGACCGACGGTCTGGTTCGCCGTGCCCCGGGTGTGGGAGAAGATCAAGATGGGCATCGAGGCGAAGGTCGCGGCGGACGAGAGCCCGGTGAAGCGGAGGCTGGGCGCCTGGGCGCTGCGGATGGCCGACAAGCAGGGCGGCGCGTTGCTGGACGGCAAGCGGCTGAAGGGCCTCGACGCGGTGCAGCTGATACTCGCCGACCGGCTGGTGCTGAGCAAGGTCCGGGGCGCGCTCGGCCTCGACCAGCTGCGGTGGTCCTGGTCGGGCGCTGCGGCGATCGCCCCCGAGACGCTGCGTTTCTTCATGGGTCTGGGCATCGACGTGTGCGAGATCTGGGGCATGTCGGAGATCGCCGGCGCCGGGACGATCAACCCGCCGGGTCGGGCGAAGGTGGGGACCGTCGGCCCGGCGCTGCCCGGCTTCGAGATGCGGATCGCCGATGACGGCGAGCTGCTCTTCCGCGGGGACTGCGTGACACCCGGCTACCGGGGCGACCCGGAGAAGACCGCCGAGACCATCGACGCCGACGGCTGGCTGCACACCGGGGACGTCGGGACGATCGACGCGGACGGGTACCTGACGATCACCGACCGCAAGAAGGAGCTGATCATCAACGCGTCCGGCAAGAACATGTCCCCGTCGATGATCGAGAACACGCTCAAGGTGACCACCCCGCTCGCCGCGACGCTGACCGTCGTGGGTGACGGCCGCCCCTACAACGTCGCGCTGGTGACGCTGGACCCGGACGCGGCCGCCGCCTTCGCCGAGCGGGTCGGTGCCCCCGCGGACCCGGCCGTCCTCGCGGAGCACCCGGAGCTCGTCGCCGAGGTCGACAAGGGCATCGAGGCGGGGAACGCCAAGCTCTCCCGCATCGAGCAGGTCAAGCGCTTCAGGGTGCTCCCCGAGTACTGGGCGCCCGGCAGCGACGTGCTCACCCCGACGCTCAAGCTGCGCCGCAAGCCGATCAACGAGCGCTACGCCGAGGAGATCGAGGCGCTGTACCGCGGGTGA
- a CDS encoding sensor histidine kinase, translated as MTTQTMNPPLERLERPGLGRRWLAGWGSVLLLVTSILTSVVAMVFTALVIGATVAITAGGIGLLLLIPLVWLAGIIGHAERHRIVALSGRRVHPPARREQPWWRRLLLDEHSWRSVAYLALHSLWGFVTGWLTVLVLAQTLLLLIVPVLSGRSPEQGFEIYGLVEVQGFTALAITWVSALVVLILLPLVAHLLTSVDIVLARWLLGRDERKVLEHLTARVDTLTDSRREAVDSVEAERRRIERDLHDGPQQRMVSIAMTLGMAKQALHDDPESAAGLIDEAHRSAKEAIVEMRHVARGIVPPILADRGLEAALPALAARSAVPVSVDVRDVGRLDPTTEAIAYFVVSEALTNVAKHSGAEHARVDVTRDEEHLTTVVTDDGRGGADPARGTGLTGLRQRVTAVDGTLEVHSPHGGPTRLTATLPLRTGRSLS; from the coding sequence GTGACCACACAGACGATGAATCCACCACTGGAGCGGCTGGAGCGCCCCGGCCTCGGGCGACGCTGGCTCGCCGGCTGGGGCAGTGTGCTCCTCCTCGTCACGAGCATCCTCACCTCGGTCGTGGCGATGGTCTTCACGGCGCTCGTCATCGGCGCGACGGTGGCCATCACCGCGGGCGGCATCGGCCTGCTCCTGCTCATCCCCCTCGTGTGGCTCGCCGGCATCATCGGCCACGCCGAGCGGCACCGCATCGTCGCCCTCTCCGGTCGTCGCGTGCACCCGCCGGCGCGACGGGAGCAGCCGTGGTGGCGGCGGCTCCTCCTCGACGAGCACTCGTGGCGCAGCGTCGCCTACCTGGCGCTGCACTCGCTGTGGGGCTTCGTCACCGGCTGGCTGACCGTGCTCGTCCTCGCCCAGACGCTCCTGCTGCTGATCGTCCCGGTGCTCAGCGGACGCTCGCCCGAGCAGGGGTTTGAGATCTACGGGCTCGTGGAGGTGCAGGGCTTCACGGCGCTCGCGATCACCTGGGTGTCCGCCCTCGTCGTCCTGATCCTGCTGCCCCTCGTCGCCCACCTGCTCACCTCGGTCGACATCGTGCTCGCCCGCTGGCTGCTCGGGCGGGACGAGCGCAAGGTCCTCGAGCACCTCACGGCCCGCGTCGACACCCTCACCGACTCCCGCCGCGAGGCCGTCGACTCCGTTGAGGCCGAGCGCCGCCGGATCGAGCGGGACCTGCACGACGGGCCGCAGCAGCGCATGGTCTCCATCGCGATGACCCTCGGCATGGCCAAGCAGGCGCTCCACGACGACCCGGAGTCCGCGGCCGGGCTCATCGACGAGGCACACCGCTCCGCCAAGGAGGCCATCGTCGAGATGCGCCACGTCGCCCGCGGCATCGTCCCGCCGATCCTCGCCGACCGGGGTCTGGAGGCCGCGCTCCCCGCGCTCGCGGCCCGGTCCGCCGTCCCGGTGTCGGTGGACGTGCGCGACGTCGGCCGGCTCGACCCCACGACCGAGGCGATCGCCTACTTCGTCGTCAGCGAGGCCCTGACCAATGTCGCCAAGCACTCCGGTGCCGAGCACGCCCGGGTGGACGTCACCCGAGACGAGGAGCACCTGACGACCGTCGTCACCGACGACGGCCGCGGCGGCGCCGATCCCGCGCGGGGCACCGGCCTGACCGGACTGCGCCAGCGGGTCACCGCCGTCGACGGCACCCTCGAGGTGCACTCCCCGCACGGCGGACCGACCCGACTGACCGCAACCCTCCCCCTTCGCACCGGACGGAGCCTGTCATGA
- a CDS encoding response regulator transcription factor, which yields MSETPTKVVLAEDSVLLRDGIVRLLTSAGFEVAAACPDGETFLAAVEEHRPDLVVVDVRMPPTFTSEGIVAALKVRDSHPDTAVMVLSQYVEEQYATELVASKSKGVGYLLKDRVADTSDFIAALRDVAGGGTVLDPDVVTQLLTRARHADPLAALTPRERDVLDLMAQGRTNSAIAKELFVSHGAVEKHVTSIFTKLDLPPADGDHRRVLAVLRWLDQED from the coding sequence ATGAGCGAGACCCCCACCAAGGTCGTGCTGGCCGAGGACTCCGTCCTCCTGCGTGACGGGATCGTGCGCCTGCTGACATCGGCCGGCTTCGAGGTCGCGGCGGCATGCCCGGACGGCGAGACCTTCCTGGCGGCCGTGGAGGAGCACCGGCCCGACCTCGTCGTCGTGGACGTGCGAATGCCCCCGACCTTCACCTCCGAGGGGATCGTCGCCGCACTCAAGGTCCGCGACAGCCACCCCGACACGGCCGTGATGGTGCTCAGCCAGTACGTCGAGGAGCAGTACGCGACCGAGCTCGTCGCCTCGAAGTCGAAGGGGGTCGGGTACCTCCTCAAGGACCGCGTCGCCGACACGAGCGACTTCATCGCCGCGCTGCGGGACGTCGCGGGCGGCGGCACGGTCCTCGACCCCGACGTCGTCACCCAGCTGCTGACCCGGGCCCGCCACGCGGACCCGCTCGCGGCGCTCACCCCGCGCGAGCGGGACGTGCTCGACCTGATGGCCCAGGGCCGGACGAACTCCGCGATCGCCAAGGAGCTCTTCGTCTCCCACGGGGCCGTGGAGAAGCACGTGACCTCCATCTTCACCAAGCTCGACCTGCCGCCCGCAGACGGTGACCACCGCCGCGTGCTCGCCGTGCTCCGCTGGCTCGACCAGGAGGACTGA
- a CDS encoding LUD domain-containing protein, translating to MSSAKQEILDRIRGATADITTEAKGVPHPTGTASPQESPATATLNRFAEAVADYEASVLRVHASDLADTIARVLQDNDCRSVIVPDGVDEEWTGSLGTAPEVLRDSPSLAAADLDRVDAVLTASAVGIAATGTIVLDHRADQGRRALTLVPDTHVCVVRADQVVADVPDAVSRLRPDPHDARPLTWISGPSATSDIELERVEGVHGPRTLVVLLVEV from the coding sequence GTGAGCAGCGCCAAGCAGGAGATCCTCGACCGGATCCGCGGGGCGACCGCGGACATCACCACGGAGGCGAAGGGGGTCCCCCACCCCACCGGCACCGCGTCACCGCAGGAGAGCCCGGCCACGGCGACGCTAAACCGCTTCGCCGAGGCCGTCGCCGACTACGAGGCGAGCGTCCTGCGGGTGCACGCCTCCGACCTCGCCGACACGATCGCCCGGGTCCTGCAGGACAACGACTGCCGATCGGTCATCGTCCCCGACGGTGTCGACGAGGAGTGGACCGGCTCCCTGGGGACCGCACCCGAGGTGCTGCGGGACTCCCCTTCGCTCGCCGCCGCCGACCTGGACCGGGTCGACGCCGTCCTCACCGCGTCCGCGGTCGGGATCGCGGCGACCGGGACCATCGTGCTCGACCACCGGGCCGACCAGGGCCGACGCGCCCTGACGCTCGTCCCGGACACCCACGTGTGCGTCGTGCGTGCCGACCAGGTGGTCGCGGACGTGCCGGACGCGGTCTCCCGCCTGCGGCCCGACCCGCACGACGCGCGGCCGTTGACGTGGATCAGCGGGCCGAGCGCCACGAGCGACATCGAGCTCGAGCGGGTCGAGGGTGTCCACGGCCCCCGGACCCTGGTCGTGCTGCTCGTCGAGGTGTAG
- a CDS encoding LutB/LldF family L-lactate oxidation iron-sulfur protein, translating to MGMPSFPEAAEEALGRTQQRHNLHHATHTIRAKRAGVVGELDDWQALRTAGADAKDEALAHLADYLEQLEENLTANGATVHWARDAEEANRIVTGLVRAKETDEVVKVKSMTTQEIELNEALRDASIDAWETDLAELIVQLGGDLPSHILVPAIHRNRSEIREIFLREMGAVGRAAPEDLTDDPARLAEAARLHLREKFLRAKVGISGANFAIADTGSLVVVESEGNGRMCLTLPETLISVVGIEKVLPSWDDLAPMLQLLPRSSTGERMNPYTSTWTGTHDGDGPQEVHVVLLDNGRTHVLGDSIGRQALRCIRCSACLNVCPVYERTGGHAYGSVYPGPIGAVLNPQLRGTASEVDKSLPYASTLCGACYEVCPVKINIPELLVKLRGEVADQERPSAESAAMAAAGWVLSDPRRLGAAQKAANSVGRLLGDRTIRTVPGMGAWTSARDVPTPPTESFRQWWARERGTQ from the coding sequence ATGGGTATGCCGTCCTTCCCGGAGGCCGCCGAGGAGGCGCTGGGCAGGACCCAGCAGCGCCACAACCTCCACCACGCCACGCACACGATCCGCGCCAAGCGGGCCGGGGTCGTCGGCGAGCTCGACGACTGGCAGGCCCTGCGCACCGCAGGCGCCGACGCCAAGGACGAGGCCCTGGCCCACCTCGCGGACTACCTCGAGCAGCTCGAGGAGAACCTCACCGCCAACGGCGCCACCGTCCACTGGGCGCGCGACGCCGAGGAGGCCAACCGGATCGTCACCGGACTGGTCCGGGCCAAGGAGACCGACGAGGTCGTCAAGGTCAAGTCGATGACCACCCAGGAGATCGAGCTCAACGAGGCCCTCCGGGACGCCAGCATCGACGCCTGGGAGACCGACCTGGCCGAGCTGATCGTCCAGCTCGGCGGCGACCTGCCCAGCCACATCCTCGTCCCGGCGATCCATCGCAACCGCAGCGAGATCCGCGAGATCTTCCTGCGGGAGATGGGCGCGGTCGGCCGGGCCGCGCCCGAGGACCTCACCGACGACCCGGCCCGCCTCGCCGAGGCCGCCCGACTGCACCTGCGGGAGAAGTTCCTGCGGGCGAAGGTCGGGATCTCGGGGGCGAACTTCGCGATCGCCGACACGGGCAGCCTCGTGGTCGTCGAGTCGGAGGGCAACGGCCGGATGTGCCTGACCCTTCCGGAGACGCTCATCTCCGTCGTCGGCATCGAGAAGGTCCTGCCGAGCTGGGACGACCTCGCTCCGATGCTGCAGCTGCTGCCTCGCTCGAGCACCGGCGAGCGGATGAACCCCTACACCTCGACGTGGACGGGCACCCACGACGGGGACGGCCCGCAGGAGGTGCACGTCGTCCTGCTCGACAACGGCCGCACGCACGTCCTCGGCGACAGCATCGGGCGCCAGGCGTTGCGGTGCATCCGCTGCTCGGCCTGCCTCAACGTCTGCCCGGTCTACGAGCGCACCGGCGGCCACGCCTACGGCTCGGTCTACCCGGGGCCGATCGGTGCGGTGCTCAACCCGCAGCTGCGCGGCACCGCGAGCGAGGTCGACAAGTCGCTGCCGTACGCCTCGACCCTGTGCGGCGCCTGCTACGAGGTCTGCCCGGTCAAGATCAACATCCCCGAGCTGCTCGTGAAGCTGCGCGGCGAGGTCGCCGACCAGGAGCGACCCAGCGCCGAGTCGGCCGCGATGGCCGCCGCCGGCTGGGTGCTGTCGGACCCGCGCCGCCTCGGCGCCGCACAGAAGGCCGCGAACTCCGTCGGTCGCCTCCTCGGTGACCGCACGATCCGCACCGTCCCGGGCATGGGCGCGTGGACGAGTGCCCGGGACGTGCCCACACCCCCCACGGAGTCCTTCCGGCAGTGGTGGGCTCGCGAGAGGGGGACGCAGTGA
- a CDS encoding (Fe-S)-binding protein: MTTSSPAPSSHPIGATDLRVALFATCFNDTMWPETLKATVRLLERLGCEVEFPMEQTCCGQMQTNTGYGKDAAPLVRRFVDVFDGYDAVVAPSGSCVGSVREQHATIAREVGDDTLLGRVQQTAPRTYELSEFLVDVLGVTDVGAYFPHRVTYHPTCHSLRMLHVGDKPLSLLRAVKGIDLVELPGAEECCGFGGTFAMKNADVSIAMGADKARNITGTQAEVVVASDNSCLAHIGGMLSRQRAGVRRLHLAEILASTEEEQL, translated from the coding sequence ATGACCACCTCGTCGCCCGCCCCGTCCTCGCACCCGATCGGCGCCACCGACCTGCGCGTCGCCCTCTTCGCCACCTGCTTCAACGACACGATGTGGCCGGAGACGCTCAAGGCGACCGTGCGGCTGCTCGAGCGCCTCGGGTGCGAGGTCGAGTTCCCGATGGAGCAGACCTGCTGCGGCCAGATGCAGACCAACACCGGCTACGGCAAGGACGCGGCACCGCTGGTGCGCCGCTTCGTCGACGTCTTCGACGGGTACGACGCGGTCGTCGCCCCGTCCGGGTCGTGCGTCGGGTCGGTGCGTGAGCAGCACGCGACGATCGCCCGTGAGGTCGGCGACGACACGCTCCTCGGTCGCGTGCAGCAGACCGCGCCCCGCACGTACGAGCTCTCGGAGTTCCTCGTCGACGTGCTCGGCGTGACCGACGTCGGCGCATACTTCCCGCACCGGGTGACCTACCACCCGACCTGCCACTCCCTGCGCATGCTGCACGTGGGCGACAAGCCCCTGTCGCTGCTGCGCGCCGTCAAGGGCATCGACCTCGTCGAGCTGCCCGGCGCGGAGGAGTGCTGCGGGTTCGGTGGGACCTTCGCGATGAAGAACGCCGACGTCTCCATCGCCATGGGGGCCGACAAGGCCCGCAACATCACCGGCACGCAGGCCGAGGTCGTCGTCGCGAGCGACAACTCATGCCTGGCACACATCGGCGGGATGCTCTCCCGCCAGCGCGCGGGAGTGCGGCGCCTGCACCTCGCCGAGATCCTCGCGAGCACGGAGGAGGAGCAGCTGTGA